CGGAGCGGAACTCCCGCCAGAAGCCGCGGAAGTTGTCGGCCACCCCGGCAAAGCGCGGTTCGTCCAGGGCCCGGGCCAGGGAAGCGATCCGGGCGGCTTCCTCGGCGGAGCCGAGGAAGAAGAGGTTCCCCCGGCTCTCCCCCGGAAAGATCACGAGGCGGGGGCCGTCCGCCGGGAGCCCCGCGCGCTCCCACAGGAGCAGGAGCATCTCCTTCATCGCCGCCGGGCCCACGTGCTCCAGCGGGACCGGGACCAGGCGGGAGGAGACGGCCGCCGGAGGCAGAAGACCGTCCAGCCCGCGGGCCAGGCGCACGGCCAGGTCGACCTGCTCTTCCCTCCCCCGGACAAGGAGCGCGCCCGAGCCGGGCGCGGGCCCGGTAACGGGAAGGATGTCCATGCCGGCGAAAAGCCCCCAACGCGCGCCCACGCCCGCCAGCGTCTCCTTGACGGCTTCCGGGGAAGAAGCTTTCAGAACGACGATCTCCACTTCCCGGTCCGGAAGCGCAGAGGGGGGAACGGCTTCGACGGCGGAGGCGGGAGCGGCCCTCAGGCCCGCGGCCAAAACCGGCACCGCCAGACGGCGGATCAACTTCGAATACGCCACGGTTCTTCTCCTCAGCGCTCTCTCAGGCTCCAGATCCCGAGACGGCTCTCCCGAGCCTCCTCCTGAGCCTTGAGAAACCATTTTTTGAACTCGAAGGCCTTGTCGAGGATGTAGGCCCGGGCCAGTCCGCGGCGCAGCAGCTCGGCGTTGACGCAGACCCCGTCCACCACCAGGGAGGCCAGGGTCCGGCCGTAGTGGTCGGTCCGCTCCGGCCCGTAGATCAAACCCACCTTCCGGCCCAGGACCATTTCCCGGGTAAGGGCGGTGGCTTCGTCCGCGAAGGGATCGCCCACGGGATCGCCCAGGTAGGGCTTGGCCGTCTCCGGGGTGTCGATCCCCAGAAAGCGGACGTGGCGGCCGTCGCCCAGCTTCACGGTGTCGCCGTCGTACACCTCCACCACTTCCGCGTATTCGTCGGGCCGGTACTCCGGCTTGACCGCGTCCATGAACCCTTCGGCCCGGGGATGGGTTCTCCCTTCCAGCCCCTCGATCCCCTGGAAGACGATGAACCCCAGCAGCGCCCC
The DNA window shown above is from bacterium and carries:
- a CDS encoding thermonuclease family protein; protein product: MSPLLGVNLEEEEIRTRHAPPASPRRRRWLAVSAAVAAGALLGFIVFQGIEGLEGRTHPRAEGFMDAVKPEYRPDEYAEVVEVYDGDTVKLGDGRHVRFLGIDTPETAKPYLGDPVGDPFADEATALTREMVLGRKVGLIYGPERTDHYGRTLASLVVDGVCVNAELLRRGLARAYILDKAFEFKKWFLKAQEEARESRLGIWSLRER